Within the Glycine soja cultivar W05 chromosome 3, ASM419377v2, whole genome shotgun sequence genome, the region AAAAGTTCAATACAAAATAACTGTATCCGgctcaaaatttccttttaactATCCTATTTTGCACAAATAAAACACACTTGATACACTAATTTCAACATTACTCATTTATTTGATAGAAAGTAAAACTGGTTTAAACATAATAAACAGCATTACTGCATAGACATAATTCATTATTTTCATGGCAAGGAATACTAATTTTAAACATGGCTATCATGAGTTAATGTGAATTTTTTGAAAGTCTATCAACAAACATGGCTTcatgtattatccattaacccattttttgttttctagcaACAATTTGTGATCAAAATGGTTTCTCTTCACTTCTGAAGAAAAAGTGGCCAGAAGGACTACCATCAGGTAGCAGTGCCAATCTCACTGCAGCTTCAGCACCTTCATCAGGTGTAAGAAAACCAGTATTGCAATTAATATCAGTTTTAACATAACCAGGACAAAGAGCATTGATGCAGAATGAGGGGTACTTCTTGGCCAGAATCCTTGTGTAGGCATTCAGAGCAGCTTTTGAGATAGCAAGAGGCCAGCCTTTGGTTTCTAGTGAACCCTCTTTAAAATCCTTTAGAAATTCATTCAAGAATGTATTGCTTAGGGGGATCTTACAAGGcttgagaaaaattatttctcaTAAAAGATACACATGTtctagaaaagaagaagaaagtttgTTGATTACtggtcaatgttttttttttttcttttcttttttcaactaTTACCAGTGAAAATTTGGTGCATATCATAGACGGgaccaaaaaaaattgtgtacttagtatttttttttttttttgtactgctaaaaaaatacaagttatTGACTACAAGAGTGAGTGTTTCTTAATGGGacgaagaaataaaataatactaataagtGAGGCACGTGCCTCTCTTCAAGTTTGTCAAGGCCACAAGGGTGGCATAATTAAtcccaaaaaaaattgtttatctcTGCTATATGTTCCAGATATCTACTCTTTCAAACATAGACACCTTCATTGTCAAGTGTCTCTGTTTTGGGGAACAAAATATTCATTCTGAATGCAGCTTGAAGTGACTTTCTGTAGGACTTCTTGATCGAGGTTTTAATTAACTTTAGGAGTCCTAAGTGTATTTTCACACATGAACATTGTGAGTTCTCACATGAACATAAACCAACCAAAATCTCCTCAACTAGACAAACTCAATCTATCAATACTTTCAATCCTTATTATTGGACAACACAAATTAGAGGAAaacactttctttctttttttttaaaactgaaaTATATAGTAGGAaaactatatatacatataaaaacaTTATGCATATGGAAAATACTTAGCAAATTACTTTACGACGCAATTAGCATAACATATTTGAATATTTAGAagcaaaaaatagtttatttttcatatattattagtgtaaaaaaattaataaaaatattttaaatatgacttTAAAACTGTTCTAAATTATTCTAGGGCACAATAAGGGTCCAACGGTTGCAGATATCATTGAAGGACTAGCACACTCTCGTGAGACCATAAGGTACGTGATCACTTTCTCTTTGGCTTTTCCAAaacaaaagttaacaaatttgtCATATGTATTCTACTTAAATTcacagaaaaatattattttttagcatGTGTATGTATATAAGAACCAAACAGTTAGGTATGTCTACAAATTATTCAGAGAATCACAGACAGAAAGTTTGCTAGTACTAGAAATACATACAACATTAGTGGGAACATTAAAGTAGCAATTAATGTTGTTCAAACAAAAGAAAGTACTTCCTCCCTTAAGAAAAAGAGACCAGAAGGACCATTATCTGGCAACAATGCAAGCCTGGCAGGACACTCAGCACCTTCATCAATGGTTAAAAAGCCAACATTATGGTTTATATCTGTTTTGACAAAGTCAGGGCACAAGCAATTTATGC harbors:
- the LOC114405619 gene encoding (+)-neomenthol dehydrogenase-like, whose amino-acid sequence is MICTKFSLDFKEGSLETKGWPLAISKAALNAYTRILAKKYPSFCINALCPGYVKTDINCNTGFLTPDEGAEAAVRLALLPDGSPSGHFFFRSEEKPF